Proteins encoded within one genomic window of Episyrphus balteatus chromosome 1, idEpiBalt1.1, whole genome shotgun sequence:
- the LOC129905698 gene encoding uncharacterized protein LOC129905698 isoform X1: protein MLCRTFIVAGWFVGLCLLIMSPETKCIDIAKSLTQLLDNFKDASYLPREIHFGLNLAYKLLSGSVVVGSSLANPSGDSDRSEFYWKTLEYLKVLKSGSHTRNISVNDEISEQLNLFLESISENSEVWQRNVKHRHLDIVKPKDTFSVYEWIVDKGHPTAIDSDKCMSQLGSTKTCVISSKCVSMMISQEPAYGYHKTHQLLFLFMTVLKSCSNLIPHNRSIDVIIAEKCSDIYKEQMILMEYGIPNDYRDLFMEQSLFCGIMGYSEFLSMTLLKPIPRWQSSNGCFNSKSTENKNPECRNHINSLGLALYSNIILQFSTQLI from the exons ATGCTATGTCGCACATTTATTGTTGCTGGATGGTTTGTCGGTTTATGCCTGTTAATAATGTCTCCCGAGACAAAGTGCATTGATATCGCGAAAAGTTTAACACAACTCTTAGATAACTTCAAGGATGCAAGTTATCTCCCCAGAGAAATACACTTCGGCTTAAATTTAGCCTACAAATTACTATCGGGTAGTGTTGTAGTAG GAAGCTCTTTGGCAAACCCCTCTGGCGACAGCGATCGAAGCGAGTTTTATTGGAAAACTTTAGAGTATTTGAAAGTTCTGAAGAGTGGCAGCCACACTCGAAATATTTCGGTGAACGATGAAATAAGTGAGCAACTAAACTTAT TCTTGGAAAGTATTTCGGAAAATTCTGAAGTATGGCAACGTAATGTTAAACACCGACATTTGGATATAGTGAAGCCAAAGGACACGTTTTCGGTCTATGAATGGATTGTAGACAAGGGACATCCAACAGCTATAGACTCAG ATAAGTGTATGAGTCAATTGGGATCAACCAAAACCTGTGTAATTAGTTCGAAATGTGTGTCAATGATGATTTCCCAGGAACCAGCATATGGTTACCATAAAACACATCA GTTATTATTCCTTTTTATGACTGTATTGAAAAGCTGCTCAAATCTAATCCCACACAATCGGTCGATAGATGTTATTATTGCAGAAAAGTGTTCTGACATTTACAAAGAGCAAATGATTTTAATGGAATATGGTATACCAAATGACTACAGAGATTTATTTATGGAACAAA GTTTATTTTGTGGAATAATGGGATACTCGGAGTTTTTATCAATGACTCTCCTGAAACCAATACCGCGTTGGCAGTCAAGCAATGGATGTTTCAACTCTAAAAgcacagaaaacaaaaatccagAATGCAGAAATCATATTAATAGCTTAGGATTGGCTTTGTACTCAAACATCATTTTGCAATTTAGTACGcagttaatataa
- the LOC129905698 gene encoding uncharacterized protein LOC129905698 isoform X2: protein MLCRTFIVAGWFVGLCLLIMSPETKCIDIAKSLTQLLDNFKDASYLPREIHFGLNLAYKLLSGSVVVGSSLANPSGDSDRSEFYWKTLEYLKVLKSGSHTRNISVNDEIILESISENSEVWQRNVKHRHLDIVKPKDTFSVYEWIVDKGHPTAIDSDKCMSQLGSTKTCVISSKCVSMMISQEPAYGYHKTHQLLFLFMTVLKSCSNLIPHNRSIDVIIAEKCSDIYKEQMILMEYGIPNDYRDLFMEQSLFCGIMGYSEFLSMTLLKPIPRWQSSNGCFNSKSTENKNPECRNHINSLGLALYSNIILQFSTQLI, encoded by the exons ATGCTATGTCGCACATTTATTGTTGCTGGATGGTTTGTCGGTTTATGCCTGTTAATAATGTCTCCCGAGACAAAGTGCATTGATATCGCGAAAAGTTTAACACAACTCTTAGATAACTTCAAGGATGCAAGTTATCTCCCCAGAGAAATACACTTCGGCTTAAATTTAGCCTACAAATTACTATCGGGTAGTGTTGTAGTAG GAAGCTCTTTGGCAAACCCCTCTGGCGACAGCGATCGAAGCGAGTTTTATTGGAAAACTTTAGAGTATTTGAAAGTTCTGAAGAGTGGCAGCCACACTCGAAATATTTCGGTGAACGATGAAATAA TCTTGGAAAGTATTTCGGAAAATTCTGAAGTATGGCAACGTAATGTTAAACACCGACATTTGGATATAGTGAAGCCAAAGGACACGTTTTCGGTCTATGAATGGATTGTAGACAAGGGACATCCAACAGCTATAGACTCAG ATAAGTGTATGAGTCAATTGGGATCAACCAAAACCTGTGTAATTAGTTCGAAATGTGTGTCAATGATGATTTCCCAGGAACCAGCATATGGTTACCATAAAACACATCA GTTATTATTCCTTTTTATGACTGTATTGAAAAGCTGCTCAAATCTAATCCCACACAATCGGTCGATAGATGTTATTATTGCAGAAAAGTGTTCTGACATTTACAAAGAGCAAATGATTTTAATGGAATATGGTATACCAAATGACTACAGAGATTTATTTATGGAACAAA GTTTATTTTGTGGAATAATGGGATACTCGGAGTTTTTATCAATGACTCTCCTGAAACCAATACCGCGTTGGCAGTCAAGCAATGGATGTTTCAACTCTAAAAgcacagaaaacaaaaatccagAATGCAGAAATCATATTAATAGCTTAGGATTGGCTTTGTACTCAAACATCATTTTGCAATTTAGTACGcagttaatataa